Proteins co-encoded in one Bacillus paramycoides genomic window:
- a CDS encoding DeoR family transcriptional regulator codes for MKPTTTRMLTRIKSIYMYINENGTVTTKDLVDEFGITPRTIQRDLNVLQFNELVYSPCRGKWTTTGKKVRMTS; via the coding sequence TTGAAACCTACAACTACTCGTATGCTAACACGCATTAAATCAATTTATATGTACATCAATGAAAACGGAACGGTAACGACGAAAGACCTTGTAGATGAGTTCGGGATCACACCGCGAACGATACAACGTGATCTAAATGTGTTGCAGTTTAATGAACTCGTGTATAGCCCTTGCCGCGGTAAGTGGACAACAACAGGAAAGAAAGTGAGAATGACCTCATAA
- a CDS encoding pseudouridine synthase, producing MRLDKLLANMGYGSRKEVKKLLKDGVVKIDGTPVKDAKVHVNVEEQEVMIHGEVVEYKEFVYLMMHKPQGVISATEDDNHETVIDLLELEDAIFNPFPVGRLDIDTEGFLLITNDGKLSHQLLSPKKHVPKKYYAHVAGVVTEEDVKEFAKGVILDDGYETKPGALTILKSDDISEIELVITEGKFHQVKRMFEAVGKKVVYLKRTEMGPLVLDEELELGQYRELTDEEVEMLKTYQVDTEK from the coding sequence GTGAGATTAGATAAATTATTAGCAAATATGGGATATGGAAGTAGAAAAGAAGTAAAGAAATTATTGAAAGACGGCGTTGTAAAAATTGATGGAACGCCAGTGAAAGATGCAAAGGTTCATGTAAATGTAGAAGAACAAGAAGTTATGATTCACGGTGAAGTTGTGGAGTATAAAGAGTTTGTTTATTTAATGATGCATAAGCCACAAGGCGTTATTTCAGCGACAGAAGATGATAATCATGAAACGGTAATAGATTTATTAGAGTTAGAAGATGCGATCTTTAATCCGTTCCCAGTTGGAAGACTTGATATTGATACGGAAGGTTTCTTATTAATAACAAATGACGGGAAGTTATCGCATCAATTGTTATCTCCGAAAAAGCATGTGCCGAAAAAATATTATGCACACGTTGCAGGAGTAGTAACAGAAGAGGATGTAAAAGAGTTTGCTAAAGGTGTTATTTTAGATGATGGCTATGAAACAAAGCCAGGTGCACTTACAATATTAAAAAGCGATGATATTTCTGAAATCGAGCTTGTCATTACAGAAGGAAAGTTCCATCAAGTGAAGCGTATGTTTGAAGCGGTAGGGAAAAAAGTAGTCTACCTAAAGAGAACAGAGATGGGACCGTTGGTATTAGATGAAGAGCTAGAACTTGGACAATACCGAGAGCTAACAGATGAAGAAGTAGAGATGTTAAAAACATATCAAGTAGATACTGAAAAATAG
- a CDS encoding putative polysaccharide biosynthesis protein, whose translation MSDSKFLRGTLIVTLGTFLVKFLGMIYVFPFHALVGTEGGTLYTYGYIPYTIFLSIATAGVPLAVSKFVSKYNALGDYKTSRRMFRSGMVMMIVTGVLSFLVLYMTAPLFAEAMLGKQSIHSNVEEVTTIIRLVSFALIVVPAASLIRGYFQGHQSMGPTTVSQIIEQIIRIVFLLAGSFIVIKVLGGTVATAVGVATFAAFVSAVGALGVLIWYWLKRKKHLDQYLIEQTAPESTVSTVQLFKELFAYAIPYVVIGLTIPLYQQIDTLTFNSIMQAIGQGDIAERALGIFTMWTHKLIMIPVSLATAFSLTLVPAITKSFTEKQYRYLKLQITQTFQANMFLTLPAVVGISSLAYPIYTAFYDSDPLGGQVLMWYAPVALLFALFTVTAAILQGINQQKHAIIALIMGVILKFVCNVIFIRYFGTVGAILATAVGFLASVWYTNQQIKKYANYSFGVVYKRTFQIAVLTFIMVVTVKLSQWILSFMISPDSRMGALITVVICAGIGGLVYGLLAIRTGVLERVFGGEALEKIQRKLGNRFKIKLKSKGA comes from the coding sequence ATGTCCGATTCGAAATTTCTGCGCGGAACACTTATTGTTACGCTAGGGACATTTTTAGTAAAGTTCTTAGGCATGATTTACGTCTTTCCGTTTCATGCATTAGTAGGGACAGAAGGCGGAACGCTCTATACATATGGATACATTCCATATACGATCTTTTTAAGTATTGCAACGGCAGGGGTGCCGCTCGCTGTTTCCAAATTTGTTTCCAAATATAACGCACTTGGCGATTATAAAACGAGCCGGAGAATGTTCCGCTCGGGAATGGTTATGATGATAGTAACAGGAGTTCTTTCGTTCCTAGTTCTATACATGACGGCGCCACTGTTTGCAGAAGCAATGCTCGGTAAACAAAGTATACACAGTAATGTAGAAGAAGTTACGACGATTATTCGTCTTGTAAGTTTTGCACTTATTGTTGTACCGGCAGCGAGTTTAATTCGTGGTTATTTCCAAGGTCACCAATCAATGGGGCCGACTACTGTTTCACAAATTATTGAACAAATTATTCGTATTGTCTTTTTATTAGCGGGTAGTTTTATCGTTATTAAAGTACTTGGCGGTACAGTTGCAACAGCGGTAGGAGTAGCGACATTTGCAGCGTTCGTTTCAGCAGTTGGAGCGCTCGGCGTCTTAATTTGGTACTGGTTAAAACGTAAAAAACATTTGGATCAATATTTAATTGAACAAACTGCACCTGAATCAACAGTGAGCACTGTTCAATTATTTAAAGAATTATTTGCATATGCGATTCCTTACGTTGTAATTGGGTTAACAATTCCTTTATATCAACAAATTGATACATTGACATTTAACTCAATTATGCAAGCGATTGGTCAAGGAGATATTGCAGAGCGAGCTCTCGGTATTTTCACAATGTGGACGCATAAATTAATTATGATTCCTGTATCACTTGCGACAGCATTTAGTTTAACGCTTGTACCAGCGATTACAAAATCATTTACTGAAAAACAATACCGTTATTTAAAGTTACAAATTACACAAACATTCCAGGCAAATATGTTCTTAACATTGCCAGCAGTTGTCGGTATTTCATCACTTGCCTATCCAATTTATACTGCGTTTTACGATTCAGATCCACTAGGTGGACAAGTATTAATGTGGTATGCACCGGTTGCGTTGTTATTTGCTTTATTTACAGTAACAGCGGCAATTCTGCAAGGTATTAACCAACAAAAGCATGCGATTATCGCGCTTATAATGGGTGTTATTTTGAAATTTGTATGTAACGTAATCTTTATTCGTTACTTCGGTACAGTAGGGGCGATTTTAGCAACAGCTGTTGGTTTCTTAGCTTCTGTTTGGTACACAAACCAACAAATTAAAAAATACGCAAATTATTCATTCGGTGTTGTATATAAGAGAACATTCCAAATTGCAGTACTAACATTTATAATGGTCGTTACTGTAAAATTATCACAATGGATTTTATCCTTCATGATTTCGCCTGATAGCCGAATGGGCGCTCTTATTACAGTTGTGATTTGTGCAGGTATTGGTGGTCTTGTTTACGGATTGTTAGCAATTCGCACAGGAGTACTTGAAAGAGTATTTGGCGGAGAAGCGTTAGAGAAAATCCAGCGTAAACTTGGCAATAGATTCAAAATAAAGTTGAAATCAAAAGGGGCGTAA
- a CDS encoding NAD(P)/FAD-dependent oxidoreductase — MHYDVIVIGGGPSGLMAAIGAAEEGANVLLLDKGNKLGRKLAISGGGRCNVTNRLPLDEIVKHIPGNGRFLYSAFSIFNNEDIITFFENLGVKLKEEDHGRMFPVSNKAQSVVDALLTRLKDLGVKIRTNTPVETIEYENGQTKAVVLQTGEVLETNHVVIAVGGKSVPQTGSTGDGYAWAKKAGHTITELFPTEVPILSNEPFIRDRSLQGLALRDVNLSVLNPKGKAIISHKMDMLFTHFGLSGPAALRCSQFVVKALKKFKTNTIQMSIDALPDENSEQLFQRMLKQMKEDPKKGIKNVLKGYVPERYFLFLLEKNEIDGSEQAGQVSHEKIRALVKDFKEFTVNVNGTQSIEKAFVTGGGVSVKEINPKEMSSKFTNGLYFCGEVLDIHGYTGGYNITSALVTGRIAGTTAGENAKMQY, encoded by the coding sequence ATGCATTATGATGTTATTGTCATCGGCGGTGGTCCTTCTGGGCTAATGGCTGCAATCGGTGCTGCAGAAGAAGGCGCAAATGTCTTACTTCTTGATAAAGGAAATAAATTAGGACGTAAACTTGCGATTTCGGGTGGCGGTCGCTGTAACGTAACGAACCGTCTACCACTTGATGAGATCGTTAAACATATACCAGGAAATGGCCGCTTCTTATACAGCGCTTTTTCTATTTTCAATAATGAAGATATTATTACATTCTTCGAAAATCTCGGTGTAAAACTGAAAGAAGAAGATCATGGACGCATGTTCCCTGTATCAAATAAAGCACAATCAGTAGTAGACGCACTTTTAACACGATTAAAAGACTTAGGTGTAAAAATCCGTACGAATACACCCGTTGAAACAATTGAATATGAGAACGGTCAAACGAAAGCAGTTGTACTACAAACTGGCGAAGTGTTAGAAACAAATCACGTCGTTATCGCTGTTGGCGGAAAATCTGTTCCTCAAACTGGATCTACTGGAGACGGATATGCTTGGGCTAAAAAAGCCGGGCATACAATTACAGAATTATTCCCAACAGAAGTACCAATCCTTTCAAACGAACCATTTATTCGTGATCGCTCCTTACAAGGTTTAGCTTTACGCGATGTAAACTTAAGCGTATTAAACCCGAAAGGAAAAGCTATCATTTCTCACAAAATGGACATGCTCTTCACTCATTTCGGCCTATCTGGTCCTGCTGCACTTCGCTGTAGTCAATTCGTCGTGAAAGCACTGAAAAAGTTTAAAACGAATACCATTCAAATGAGTATCGATGCATTGCCAGACGAAAATAGTGAACAACTATTCCAGCGCATGCTGAAACAAATGAAAGAAGATCCGAAAAAAGGAATTAAAAACGTTTTAAAAGGTTATGTACCTGAGCGTTACTTCCTATTCTTATTAGAAAAAAATGAAATTGATGGCAGCGAACAAGCTGGACAAGTTTCTCACGAAAAGATTCGTGCACTTGTGAAAGACTTTAAAGAATTTACTGTAAATGTAAATGGTACGCAGTCAATTGAAAAAGCATTCGTGACTGGCGGCGGTGTATCCGTTAAAGAAATTAATCCGAAAGAAATGTCTTCTAAATTCACGAACGGCTTATATTTCTGCGGGGAAGTTCTTGATATTCACGGTTATACTGGAGGCTATAATATTACATCTGCTCTTGTTACTGGTAGAATTGCCGGAACAACAGCTGGAGAAAACGCGAAAATGCAATATTAA
- a CDS encoding MDR family MFS transporter: MRKKVMMSLMLMTFLSAVEGTIVSTAIPRITSDLSGVELVSWVYAIYMLATAVSTPIYGKLADLFGRKKVLLIGATIFLVGSALCGVVTSMEQLIFFRALQGIGAGAVMPITMTIIGDLYSEAKDRAKAQGWMSAVWGVSGVIGPLVGGFLVDSLSWRYIFFLNVPFGIIACLMIAIYYKESIKPAKHHIDYLGATVFSLSTIALLYALLTGSSKQNWGDITIIGLLIFAVVSFIIFLFIEKKSPEPLIPLALFSNRTLSTINILTLIAGAMIISITMYLPIWSQGVLGKNATEAGLILMPIPVMWTFGAIFSGNLVGKLKTKQIILLGASILSVATFLLFTLSTHSPSFLIYVAVGLFGLGMGLVTPIYMVTIQAAVPAHTRGTAVGLNTFINTFSQTLGAAIFGTIFNTMIHARGIKNLDLVSGGHGGATASVATESQSALAASVHIIYMSTFVLAVCTLIIAWLLLKPATQTNEQ; this comes from the coding sequence ATGAGAAAAAAAGTCATGATGTCTTTAATGCTAATGACGTTTCTTTCTGCAGTAGAAGGAACGATTGTTAGTACAGCAATCCCTCGTATAACGAGTGATTTGTCAGGCGTCGAACTTGTTAGTTGGGTATATGCAATTTATATGCTTGCAACAGCTGTTTCGACTCCAATATACGGAAAGCTTGCTGATTTATTTGGCCGTAAAAAAGTTTTACTTATCGGAGCTACAATCTTTTTAGTCGGTTCTGCACTTTGCGGAGTCGTTACATCGATGGAACAATTAATTTTCTTCCGCGCTCTTCAAGGGATCGGTGCTGGTGCTGTTATGCCGATCACAATGACAATTATTGGAGACTTATATAGCGAAGCGAAAGATCGCGCGAAAGCACAGGGCTGGATGAGTGCCGTTTGGGGTGTATCTGGTGTTATCGGACCGTTAGTAGGTGGATTTTTAGTTGATTCCCTATCTTGGCGTTATATTTTCTTCTTAAACGTTCCATTCGGCATTATCGCTTGCTTAATGATTGCCATTTACTACAAAGAATCTATTAAGCCCGCTAAACACCATATCGACTATCTTGGTGCAACAGTCTTCTCATTAAGTACGATCGCTCTACTATACGCATTATTAACCGGTAGCAGTAAGCAAAACTGGGGAGACATAACAATTATCGGCCTATTAATCTTCGCCGTCGTTTCATTCATTATTTTCTTATTCATCGAGAAAAAATCTCCGGAACCATTAATTCCGCTAGCACTCTTCTCTAACCGTACATTATCTACGATAAACATATTAACGCTTATTGCTGGCGCAATGATTATTAGTATTACAATGTACCTTCCAATTTGGAGCCAAGGTGTATTAGGAAAAAATGCAACGGAAGCTGGACTTATTTTAATGCCAATCCCTGTTATGTGGACATTTGGTGCTATCTTCTCTGGTAACTTAGTAGGCAAATTAAAAACGAAACAAATCATTTTACTTGGAGCTAGCATTTTATCAGTCGCTACGTTCTTATTATTTACATTATCAACACATTCACCATCGTTCCTTATTTATGTAGCAGTCGGATTGTTCGGCTTAGGAATGGGGCTTGTGACACCGATTTACATGGTAACAATTCAAGCAGCCGTACCAGCTCATACACGCGGAACAGCCGTTGGTTTAAACACATTTATTAATACATTTAGTCAAACGTTAGGTGCTGCAATCTTTGGAACAATCTTCAATACGATGATTCACGCACGTGGCATTAAAAACCTTGATCTTGTATCTGGGGGACACGGCGGGGCTACAGCAAGTGTAGCAACTGAATCACAATCCGCATTAGCAGCAAGTGTACATATCATTTATATGAGCACTTTCGTATTAGCAGTATGTACATTAATTATCGCTTGGCTTTTATTAAAACCAGCTACACAAACAAATGAGCAATAA
- the pepV gene encoding dipeptidase PepV gives MSAINWTEEVAKRKDDLIRDTQQFLQIKSVWEEESAKEGAPFGEGVEKALSFMLHKGETEGFASKNLEGYAGHLEMGQGEELVGILCHVDVVPEGDGWTTPAYSADIRDGKIFARGAIDDKGPTMAAYYAMKIVKELGLPLSKRVRMILGTDEESNWKCVDHYFKNEEMPTIGFAPDADFPIINAEKGISDIQVVQNGSEEKKGTYELVSFESGRRLNMVPDFAEAIITGEDVNALTVAYEEYLQTAKKIGEAIVEGNMVTLQIKGISAHGSTPEKGENAGLLLANFLTKVALDGKGASFATFATETFIGDIYGEKATIAYKDEVSGPLTVNVGRLSYTKENGGNLGLNVRYPVTTNFEEMIAKLKEYVSTHGFEVADYSNSRPHHVDKDHVLIRTLQRVYEEQTGEKAELLAIGGGTYARSLKAGVAFGPLFPGKEELAHQKDEYIEIEDLLKATAIYAQAIHELAK, from the coding sequence ATGTCAGCAATTAATTGGACAGAAGAAGTTGCGAAACGAAAAGATGATTTAATTCGTGATACACAACAATTTTTACAAATTAAAAGTGTATGGGAAGAAGAATCGGCGAAAGAGGGCGCACCATTCGGTGAAGGTGTAGAAAAAGCTTTATCTTTCATGTTACATAAAGGAGAAACTGAAGGTTTTGCTTCTAAAAATTTAGAAGGGTATGCAGGTCATCTTGAAATGGGGCAAGGAGAAGAATTAGTAGGTATTCTTTGTCATGTTGACGTTGTACCAGAAGGCGATGGCTGGACGACTCCTGCATATAGTGCGGATATTCGCGATGGAAAGATTTTTGCACGCGGTGCAATTGACGATAAAGGCCCAACGATGGCAGCTTATTATGCGATGAAAATTGTGAAAGAATTAGGTTTACCTCTTTCAAAACGCGTTCGTATGATTTTAGGGACAGATGAGGAAAGTAATTGGAAATGTGTAGATCATTACTTTAAAAACGAAGAAATGCCAACAATCGGTTTTGCGCCAGACGCGGACTTTCCAATTATTAATGCAGAAAAAGGTATTTCTGATATACAAGTTGTGCAAAATGGTAGTGAAGAGAAAAAAGGTACATATGAACTTGTTTCGTTTGAGTCAGGTCGCCGTTTAAATATGGTTCCTGATTTTGCAGAAGCGATTATTACTGGAGAAGATGTAAATGCACTTACAGTAGCATATGAAGAGTATTTACAAACTGCTAAAAAAATAGGTGAAGCAATTGTAGAAGGTAATATGGTGACGTTGCAAATTAAAGGGATTTCAGCTCACGGATCTACTCCGGAGAAGGGTGAGAATGCAGGTTTATTACTAGCAAACTTCTTAACGAAAGTCGCTCTTGATGGAAAGGGAGCTTCTTTTGCAACATTTGCAACAGAAACATTTATTGGTGATATTTATGGTGAAAAGGCTACTATTGCTTATAAAGATGAAGTTAGTGGTCCGTTAACAGTGAATGTTGGTCGTCTTTCTTATACGAAAGAAAATGGTGGCAATTTAGGATTAAACGTACGTTATCCAGTTACGACTAACTTCGAAGAGATGATTGCGAAGTTAAAAGAATACGTTAGTACTCATGGATTTGAAGTAGCGGATTATTCAAACTCTCGTCCGCATCACGTTGATAAAGACCACGTATTAATTCGTACGTTGCAGCGCGTATACGAAGAACAAACAGGAGAAAAAGCAGAGCTATTAGCGATTGGCGGCGGCACTTACGCTCGTTCATTAAAAGCTGGTGTAGCATTTGGTCCGCTATTCCCTGGAAAAGAAGAACTTGCGCATCAAAAGGACGAATATATTGAAATTGAAGACTTATTAAAAGCGACAGCAATTTACGCGCAAGCAATTCATGAATTAGCGAAGTAA
- the thpR gene encoding RNA 2',3'-cyclic phosphodiesterase, producing MKPHYFVAITLPNHIKEVLSNYKQEMQGELPFRSWVHKEDYHITLSFLGSATEEQLEGIQNGLQTLTETNELSFKLQGFSTFGMEDRPRIFWAKVSENHDLFQVQKQIQAICEGNGFSLDTRPYHPHITVARKWVGEENFDLEHIKEVPEISFQADTITLYESHVKETPKYKAIAEIKLQK from the coding sequence ATGAAGCCGCATTATTTTGTCGCAATCACTTTACCAAATCATATAAAAGAAGTGCTGTCTAACTATAAACAAGAAATGCAGGGAGAATTACCATTTCGTTCATGGGTACATAAAGAAGACTATCATATTACCCTTTCATTTTTAGGGAGTGCGACAGAGGAACAATTAGAGGGAATACAGAATGGATTACAAACACTTACAGAAACAAATGAACTATCGTTCAAGTTACAAGGATTTTCAACGTTTGGTATGGAAGATAGGCCACGTATTTTTTGGGCGAAGGTAAGCGAGAATCACGATTTGTTTCAAGTACAAAAGCAAATACAAGCTATTTGTGAAGGGAATGGATTTTCTTTAGACACGCGCCCGTATCATCCGCATATTACTGTTGCCCGTAAATGGGTAGGAGAAGAAAATTTCGATTTAGAACATATAAAGGAAGTGCCTGAAATATCATTTCAAGCGGATACGATTACTCTATACGAGTCTCACGTGAAGGAGACACCGAAATATAAAGCAATTGCTGAAATAAAATTACAAAAATAG